One segment of Prionailurus bengalensis isolate Pbe53 chromosome X, Fcat_Pben_1.1_paternal_pri, whole genome shotgun sequence DNA contains the following:
- the OTUD6A gene encoding OTU domain-containing protein 6A, whose product MEDSRREQERMIRRHLREKEELQARIQGMKNSVPKSDKKRRKQLLLDVARLEAEMEQKHRQEMERFQESCPDNGNLDSITEDLAKMDLENRPPSVSRAQKRRERRAALQRERQGSIAEVEMEHLASFRREEEEKLAAILGPKNLEMKDIPADRHCMYRAIQDQLVFSVTVESLRNRTALYMRKHVDDFLPFFSDPETGDAYSRDDFLSYCDDIVRKSLWGSQLELRALSHVLQTPIEVIQAESPIIVIGKEYTRKPLTLVYLHYTCNLGEHYNSVRPLEAGAVGGAAPRLF is encoded by the coding sequence ATGGAAGATTCTCGGAGAGAGCAAGAGCGGATGATACGACGCCACCTTCGCGAGAAGGAAGAGCTTCAGGCCCGCATCCAGGGCATGAAGAACTCGGTCCCCAAGAGCgacaagaagagaagaaagcagtTGCTCCTAGACGTGGCCCGCCTCGAGGCTGAGATGGAGCAGAAGCACCGGCAGGAAATGGAGAGGTTCCAAGAGAGTTGCCCTGATAACGGCAACCTCGATTCCATCACAGAAGATCTTGCCAAGATGGATCTTGAGAACCGGCCTCCCAGCGTGTCGAGGGCACAGAAAAGGCGCGAAAGAAGGGCGGCCCTCCAGAGAGAGCGCCAGGGGAGCATCGCCGAGGTGGAGATGGAGCATCTGGCCAGCTTCCGCCGTGAAGAGGAGGAGAAGCTCGCCGCCATACTGGGACCCAAGAACCTGGAGATGAAGGACATCCCGGCCGACCGCCACTGCATGTACCGCGCCATCCAAGACCAGCTGGTGTTCTCCGTGACCGTGGAGAGCCTGCGGAACCGCACCGCCCTGTACATGCGCAAGCACGTCGACGACTTTCTGCCCTTCTTCAGCGACCCCGAAACCGGCGACGCCTACAGCCGCGATGACTTCTTGAGCTACTGCGACGACATCGTGCGCAAGTCGTTGTGGGGAAGCCAGCTGGAGCTGAGGGCCCTCTCGCACGTCCTGCAGACCCCCATCGAGGTGATCCAGGCCGAATCGCCCATCATCGTCATTGGGAAGGAGTATACCAGGAAGCCGCTCACCCTCGTCTACTTGCACTACACCTGCAACCTCGGGGAGCACTACAACTCGGTGAGGCCGCTGGAGGCCGGCGCCGTCGGGGGCGCGGCCCCGCGGCTCTTCTAG